From Tachysurus fulvidraco isolate hzauxx_2018 chromosome 10, HZAU_PFXX_2.0, whole genome shotgun sequence, one genomic window encodes:
- the LOC113660243 gene encoding von Willebrand factor A domain-containing protein 5A-like isoform X6 encodes MNCGLLTNKNEPVPLKNIEVDLQVQGHVATVTSTLKYINEEDNTLEAVFVFPMPSGAALCHFSAKIADQEIVAEVQEKQEAREQYDDALSSGEQAFLLEESEESADVFRLSVGSLPPHQSAAVTFIYIIELSVQADHSLQFCLPAVLNPRYTPAGTGGGIVSEITSSSTGIPYSLSFTAHINSPNPITKVESKCPLEPLMFLKTDHTKAKVSLGAGHMFDRDVELYLFYQNPHQLTAIVEAGAPSAESGSLMGDPVVMVSFYPEFPESVMSSMSTCGEFVFVMDRSGSMSCSMHNGPGAQERIDCARDTLLLLLKSLPMDCYFNIYGFGSHYSSFFPQSVQYNQDTMEQAVQKVKEMQADMGGTEILPALEHIYKQPCISNHPRQLFIFTDGEVENTKDVLHCVKSNADFHRCFSFGIGEGASSALITGLAENSCGHAQFITGTDRMQAKVMQSLRYALQPAVTDITEDWFGLSFSHLSPQIKSLFHGQRALIYAQLKGEECQNPDAKGKISVHYRLGGQEVTNSVDFFLKPVENTGMAIHRLGARSLIRSLESDERVDGADKDALKARVVELSKQCGVSSSHTAFIAVHKGNKEAVKGPLVKRRIPAPALMACHMMFCSAPSAAPMGRMFCQLSAAFPDAAMADGLCTNSLDDEESDTYEGDAGFDTSPETSGIPKDLLMELISLQKASGCWEIGSSLAEVFGKTEKELIEKIPAQASSGIKVKPDVWATLLALIWLHGFKIDAQVEWQFLAMKAVSWIRSQKVVNQTECVQAGNALLGCQVKEDTLGL; translated from the exons ATGAACTGTGGCCTGCTGACAAACAAGAATGAACCAG TTCCACTAAAGAACATCGAGGTGGATCTGCAGGTTCAGGGGCATGTAGCGACAGTGACCTCCACACTAAAGTATATAAATGAGGAAGATAACACCCTGGAAGCCGTGTTTGTCTTCCCCATGCCTTCAGGAGCTGCTCTCTGCCATTTCAGTGCCAAGATTGCAGATCAGGAGATAGTGGCTGAGGTGCAGGAGAAACAGGAG GCGCGGGAGCAGTACGATGATGCACTGAGTTCAGGTGAACAGGCGTTTCTGCTGGAGGAGAGTGAGGAGTCTGCGGACGTGTTCAGGCTCAGTGTGGGCTCTCTGCCTCCACACCAGAGTGCTGCTGTCACCTTCATCTATATCATTGAACTGAGTGTGCAGGCTGACCATTCACTGCAGTTCTGTCTGCCTGCAGTACTCAACCCTCGCTACACACCAGCtg gtaCAGGGGGTGGTATAGTGTCAGAGATAACATCAAGTTCCACTGGTATCCCCTACTCCCTCTCTTTTACTGCACATATAAACTCTCCAAACCCCATCACTAAAGTGGAGTCCAAATGTCCTCTAGAGCCTCTGATGTTCCTCAAAACAGACCACACCAAggcaaag gTAAGTCTTGGTGCAGGTCACATGTTTGATCGAGATGTCGAGCTGTATCTATTTTATCAGAATCCCCATCAGCTCACTGCTATAGTGGAGGCTGGAGCTCCTTCAGCAGAGTCAG gATCTCTCATGGGAGATCCAGTGGTCATGGTCAGTTTCTATCCAGAGTTCCCTGAGTCAGTAATGTCCTCCATGTCGACGTGtggtgagtttgtgtttgttatggacagaTCTGGCAGTATGTCCTGTAGCATGCATAATGGACCAGGTGCACAGGAACGCATCGACTGTGCCAGG GACACTCTTCTCCTGCTACTGAAGAGTCTCCCCATGGACTGTTACTTCAACATCTATGGCTTTGGCTCTCACTATAGTTCCTTCTTCCC TCAAAGTGTGCAGTACAATCAGGACACTATGGAGCAGGCGGTGCAGAAGGTAAAGGAGATGCAAGCAGACATGGGGGGCACAGAGATTCTGCCAGCTTTGGAACACATTTACAAGCAGCCTTGCATCTCCAACCACCCAAGACAG CTCTTCATATTTACAGATGGTGAAGTAGAAAACACCAAAGATGTTCTTCACTGTGTCAAGAGTAATGCTGATTTCCACAG ATGCTTCTCATTTGGGATTGGTGAAGGTGCAAGTTCTGCACTCATTACAGGATTGGCTGAGAACAGCTGTGGCCACGCCCAGTTCATCACAGGAACTGATCGCATGCAGGCCAAA GTAATGCAGTCTCTTCGCTATGCTTTACAACCAGCAGTGACTGATATCACTGAGGACTGGTTTGGATTATCTTTCTCCCATCTGAGCCCCCAAATTAAATCACTGTTCCATGGTCAAAGAGCACTGATTTATGCCCAGTTGAAAGGAGAG GAATGTCAGAACCCAGATGCTAAGGGAAAAATATCAGTGCATTATCGCCTAGGGGGTCAAGAGGTCACAAACAGTGTTGACTTCTTCCTGAAGCCTGTCGAGAACACAGG GATGGCCATCCACAGGCTTGGTGCTCGCTCTCTGATCCGTTCTTTGGAAAGTGACGAGAGGGTTGATGGAGCTGATAAAGATGCTCTGAAGGCCAGAGTGGTGGAACTGAGTAAGCAGTGTGGAGTgagcagctcacacacagccttCATAGCTGTTCATAAGGGCAACAAAGAAGCTGTGAAGGGGCCGCTGGTGAAGAGGAGAATTCCTGCCCCGG CACTGATGGCATGTCATATGATGTTTTGTTCTG CGCCTTCTGCTGCACCAATGGGTAGAATGTTCTGTCAATTATCTGCTG CGTTTCCTGATGCAGCAATGGCTGATGGGCTCTGTACCAACTCTCTTG ATGATGAAGAATCTGACACATATGAAG GTGATGCAGGATTTGACACAAGCCCAG AAACTTCAGGGATTCCAAAGGACTTACTGATGGAGCTCATCTCTCTCCAGAAGGCTTCAGGTTGCTGGGAAATTGGGTCTTCACTTGCAGAGGTGTTtgggaaaacagaaaaagagctGATCGAGAAGATTCCTGCACAG gcgtcatcgggcatcaag GTGAAGCCAGATGTCTGGGCTACACTTCTGGCTCTTATTTGGTTGCACGGCTTTAAGATCGATGCTCAGGTTGAGTGGCAGTTTTTGGCCATGAAGGCAGTGTCATGGATCCGCAGTCAGAAAG TGGTCAACCAGACAGAGTGTGTACAGGCAGGAAATGCTCTTCTGGGATGCCAGGTTAAAGAAGACACTCTTGGCCTTTGA
- the LOC113660243 gene encoding von Willebrand factor A domain-containing protein 5A-like isoform X2: MNCGLLTNKNEPVPLKNIEVDLQVQGHVATVTSTLKYINEEDNTLEAVFVFPMPSGAALCHFSAKIADQEIVAEVQEKQEAREQYDDALSSGEQAFLLEESEESADVFRLSVGSLPPHQSAAVTFIYIIELSVQADHSLQFCLPAVLNPRYTPAGTGGGIVSEITSSSTGIPYSLSFTAHINSPNPITKVESKCPLEPLMFLKTDHTKAKVSLGAGHMFDRDVELYLFYQNPHQLTAIVEAGAPSAESGSLMGDPVVMVSFYPEFPESVMSSMSTCGEFVFVMDRSGSMSCSMHNGPGAQERIDCARDTLLLLLKSLPMDCYFNIYGFGSHYSSFFPQSVQYNQDTMEQAVQKVKEMQADMGGTEILPALEHIYKQPCISNHPRQLFIFTDGEVENTKDVLHCVKSNADFHRCFSFGIGEGASSALITGLAENSCGHAQFITGTDRMQAKVMQSLRYALQPAVTDITEDWFGLSFSHLSPQIKSLFHGQRALIYAQLKGEECQNPDAKGKISVHYRLGGQEVTNSVDFFLKPVENTGMAIHRLGARSLIRSLESDERVDGADKDALKARVVELSKQCGVSSSHTAFIAVHKGNKEAVKGPLVKRRIPAPALMACHMMFCSVPRNKRAPSAAPMGRMFCQLSAAFPDAAMADGLCTNSLDDEESDTYEECDAGFDTSPETSGIPKDLLMELISLQKASGCWEIGSSLAEVFGKTEKELIEKIPAQASSGIKVKPDVWATLLALIWLHGFKIDAQVEWQFLAMKAVSWIRSQKVVNQTECVQAGNALLGCQVKEDTLGL, translated from the exons ATGAACTGTGGCCTGCTGACAAACAAGAATGAACCAG TTCCACTAAAGAACATCGAGGTGGATCTGCAGGTTCAGGGGCATGTAGCGACAGTGACCTCCACACTAAAGTATATAAATGAGGAAGATAACACCCTGGAAGCCGTGTTTGTCTTCCCCATGCCTTCAGGAGCTGCTCTCTGCCATTTCAGTGCCAAGATTGCAGATCAGGAGATAGTGGCTGAGGTGCAGGAGAAACAGGAG GCGCGGGAGCAGTACGATGATGCACTGAGTTCAGGTGAACAGGCGTTTCTGCTGGAGGAGAGTGAGGAGTCTGCGGACGTGTTCAGGCTCAGTGTGGGCTCTCTGCCTCCACACCAGAGTGCTGCTGTCACCTTCATCTATATCATTGAACTGAGTGTGCAGGCTGACCATTCACTGCAGTTCTGTCTGCCTGCAGTACTCAACCCTCGCTACACACCAGCtg gtaCAGGGGGTGGTATAGTGTCAGAGATAACATCAAGTTCCACTGGTATCCCCTACTCCCTCTCTTTTACTGCACATATAAACTCTCCAAACCCCATCACTAAAGTGGAGTCCAAATGTCCTCTAGAGCCTCTGATGTTCCTCAAAACAGACCACACCAAggcaaag gTAAGTCTTGGTGCAGGTCACATGTTTGATCGAGATGTCGAGCTGTATCTATTTTATCAGAATCCCCATCAGCTCACTGCTATAGTGGAGGCTGGAGCTCCTTCAGCAGAGTCAG gATCTCTCATGGGAGATCCAGTGGTCATGGTCAGTTTCTATCCAGAGTTCCCTGAGTCAGTAATGTCCTCCATGTCGACGTGtggtgagtttgtgtttgttatggacagaTCTGGCAGTATGTCCTGTAGCATGCATAATGGACCAGGTGCACAGGAACGCATCGACTGTGCCAGG GACACTCTTCTCCTGCTACTGAAGAGTCTCCCCATGGACTGTTACTTCAACATCTATGGCTTTGGCTCTCACTATAGTTCCTTCTTCCC TCAAAGTGTGCAGTACAATCAGGACACTATGGAGCAGGCGGTGCAGAAGGTAAAGGAGATGCAAGCAGACATGGGGGGCACAGAGATTCTGCCAGCTTTGGAACACATTTACAAGCAGCCTTGCATCTCCAACCACCCAAGACAG CTCTTCATATTTACAGATGGTGAAGTAGAAAACACCAAAGATGTTCTTCACTGTGTCAAGAGTAATGCTGATTTCCACAG ATGCTTCTCATTTGGGATTGGTGAAGGTGCAAGTTCTGCACTCATTACAGGATTGGCTGAGAACAGCTGTGGCCACGCCCAGTTCATCACAGGAACTGATCGCATGCAGGCCAAA GTAATGCAGTCTCTTCGCTATGCTTTACAACCAGCAGTGACTGATATCACTGAGGACTGGTTTGGATTATCTTTCTCCCATCTGAGCCCCCAAATTAAATCACTGTTCCATGGTCAAAGAGCACTGATTTATGCCCAGTTGAAAGGAGAG GAATGTCAGAACCCAGATGCTAAGGGAAAAATATCAGTGCATTATCGCCTAGGGGGTCAAGAGGTCACAAACAGTGTTGACTTCTTCCTGAAGCCTGTCGAGAACACAGG GATGGCCATCCACAGGCTTGGTGCTCGCTCTCTGATCCGTTCTTTGGAAAGTGACGAGAGGGTTGATGGAGCTGATAAAGATGCTCTGAAGGCCAGAGTGGTGGAACTGAGTAAGCAGTGTGGAGTgagcagctcacacacagccttCATAGCTGTTCATAAGGGCAACAAAGAAGCTGTGAAGGGGCCGCTGGTGAAGAGGAGAATTCCTGCCCCGG CACTGATGGCATGTCATATGATGTTTTGTTCTG TGCCGAGGAATAAAAGAG CGCCTTCTGCTGCACCAATGGGTAGAATGTTCTGTCAATTATCTGCTG CGTTTCCTGATGCAGCAATGGCTGATGGGCTCTGTACCAACTCTCTTG ATGATGAAGAATCTGACACATATGAAG AGT GTGATGCAGGATTTGACACAAGCCCAG AAACTTCAGGGATTCCAAAGGACTTACTGATGGAGCTCATCTCTCTCCAGAAGGCTTCAGGTTGCTGGGAAATTGGGTCTTCACTTGCAGAGGTGTTtgggaaaacagaaaaagagctGATCGAGAAGATTCCTGCACAG gcgtcatcgggcatcaag GTGAAGCCAGATGTCTGGGCTACACTTCTGGCTCTTATTTGGTTGCACGGCTTTAAGATCGATGCTCAGGTTGAGTGGCAGTTTTTGGCCATGAAGGCAGTGTCATGGATCCGCAGTCAGAAAG TGGTCAACCAGACAGAGTGTGTACAGGCAGGAAATGCTCTTCTGGGATGCCAGGTTAAAGAAGACACTCTTGGCCTTTGA
- the LOC113660243 gene encoding von Willebrand factor A domain-containing protein 5A-like isoform X1, whose product MNCGLLTNKNEPVPLKNIEVDLQVQGHVATVTSTLKYINEEDNTLEAVFVFPMPSGAALCHFSAKIADQEIVAEVQEKQEAREQYDDALSSGEQAFLLEESEESADVFRLSVGSLPPHQSAAVTFIYIIELSVQADHSLQFCLPAVLNPRYTPAGTGGGIVSEITSSSTGIPYSLSFTAHINSPNPITKVESKCPLEPLMFLKTDHTKAKVSLGAGHMFDRDVELYLFYQNPHQLTAIVEAGAPSAESGSLMGDPVVMVSFYPEFPESVMSSMSTCGEFVFVMDRSGSMSCSMHNGPGAQERIDCARDTLLLLLKSLPMDCYFNIYGFGSHYSSFFPQSVQYNQDTMEQAVQKVKEMQADMGGTEILPALEHIYKQPCISNHPRQLFIFTDGEVENTKDVLHCVKSNADFHRCFSFGIGEGASSALITGLAENSCGHAQFITGTDRMQAKVMQSLRYALQPAVTDITEDWFGLSFSHLSPQIKSLFHGQRALIYAQLKGEECQNPDAKGKISVHYRLGGQEVTNSVDFFLKPVENTGMAIHRLGARSLIRSLESDERVDGADKDALKARVVELSKQCGVSSSHTAFIAVHKGNKEAVKGPLVKRRIPAPALMACHMMFCSVPRNKRAPSAAPMGRMFCQLSAAFPDAAMADGLCTNSLDDEESDTYEEECDAGFDTSPETSGIPKDLLMELISLQKASGCWEIGSSLAEVFGKTEKELIEKIPAQASSGIKVKPDVWATLLALIWLHGFKIDAQVEWQFLAMKAVSWIRSQKVVNQTECVQAGNALLGCQVKEDTLGL is encoded by the exons ATGAACTGTGGCCTGCTGACAAACAAGAATGAACCAG TTCCACTAAAGAACATCGAGGTGGATCTGCAGGTTCAGGGGCATGTAGCGACAGTGACCTCCACACTAAAGTATATAAATGAGGAAGATAACACCCTGGAAGCCGTGTTTGTCTTCCCCATGCCTTCAGGAGCTGCTCTCTGCCATTTCAGTGCCAAGATTGCAGATCAGGAGATAGTGGCTGAGGTGCAGGAGAAACAGGAG GCGCGGGAGCAGTACGATGATGCACTGAGTTCAGGTGAACAGGCGTTTCTGCTGGAGGAGAGTGAGGAGTCTGCGGACGTGTTCAGGCTCAGTGTGGGCTCTCTGCCTCCACACCAGAGTGCTGCTGTCACCTTCATCTATATCATTGAACTGAGTGTGCAGGCTGACCATTCACTGCAGTTCTGTCTGCCTGCAGTACTCAACCCTCGCTACACACCAGCtg gtaCAGGGGGTGGTATAGTGTCAGAGATAACATCAAGTTCCACTGGTATCCCCTACTCCCTCTCTTTTACTGCACATATAAACTCTCCAAACCCCATCACTAAAGTGGAGTCCAAATGTCCTCTAGAGCCTCTGATGTTCCTCAAAACAGACCACACCAAggcaaag gTAAGTCTTGGTGCAGGTCACATGTTTGATCGAGATGTCGAGCTGTATCTATTTTATCAGAATCCCCATCAGCTCACTGCTATAGTGGAGGCTGGAGCTCCTTCAGCAGAGTCAG gATCTCTCATGGGAGATCCAGTGGTCATGGTCAGTTTCTATCCAGAGTTCCCTGAGTCAGTAATGTCCTCCATGTCGACGTGtggtgagtttgtgtttgttatggacagaTCTGGCAGTATGTCCTGTAGCATGCATAATGGACCAGGTGCACAGGAACGCATCGACTGTGCCAGG GACACTCTTCTCCTGCTACTGAAGAGTCTCCCCATGGACTGTTACTTCAACATCTATGGCTTTGGCTCTCACTATAGTTCCTTCTTCCC TCAAAGTGTGCAGTACAATCAGGACACTATGGAGCAGGCGGTGCAGAAGGTAAAGGAGATGCAAGCAGACATGGGGGGCACAGAGATTCTGCCAGCTTTGGAACACATTTACAAGCAGCCTTGCATCTCCAACCACCCAAGACAG CTCTTCATATTTACAGATGGTGAAGTAGAAAACACCAAAGATGTTCTTCACTGTGTCAAGAGTAATGCTGATTTCCACAG ATGCTTCTCATTTGGGATTGGTGAAGGTGCAAGTTCTGCACTCATTACAGGATTGGCTGAGAACAGCTGTGGCCACGCCCAGTTCATCACAGGAACTGATCGCATGCAGGCCAAA GTAATGCAGTCTCTTCGCTATGCTTTACAACCAGCAGTGACTGATATCACTGAGGACTGGTTTGGATTATCTTTCTCCCATCTGAGCCCCCAAATTAAATCACTGTTCCATGGTCAAAGAGCACTGATTTATGCCCAGTTGAAAGGAGAG GAATGTCAGAACCCAGATGCTAAGGGAAAAATATCAGTGCATTATCGCCTAGGGGGTCAAGAGGTCACAAACAGTGTTGACTTCTTCCTGAAGCCTGTCGAGAACACAGG GATGGCCATCCACAGGCTTGGTGCTCGCTCTCTGATCCGTTCTTTGGAAAGTGACGAGAGGGTTGATGGAGCTGATAAAGATGCTCTGAAGGCCAGAGTGGTGGAACTGAGTAAGCAGTGTGGAGTgagcagctcacacacagccttCATAGCTGTTCATAAGGGCAACAAAGAAGCTGTGAAGGGGCCGCTGGTGAAGAGGAGAATTCCTGCCCCGG CACTGATGGCATGTCATATGATGTTTTGTTCTG TGCCGAGGAATAAAAGAG CGCCTTCTGCTGCACCAATGGGTAGAATGTTCTGTCAATTATCTGCTG CGTTTCCTGATGCAGCAATGGCTGATGGGCTCTGTACCAACTCTCTTG ATGATGAAGAATCTGACACATATGAAG AAGAGT GTGATGCAGGATTTGACACAAGCCCAG AAACTTCAGGGATTCCAAAGGACTTACTGATGGAGCTCATCTCTCTCCAGAAGGCTTCAGGTTGCTGGGAAATTGGGTCTTCACTTGCAGAGGTGTTtgggaaaacagaaaaagagctGATCGAGAAGATTCCTGCACAG gcgtcatcgggcatcaag GTGAAGCCAGATGTCTGGGCTACACTTCTGGCTCTTATTTGGTTGCACGGCTTTAAGATCGATGCTCAGGTTGAGTGGCAGTTTTTGGCCATGAAGGCAGTGTCATGGATCCGCAGTCAGAAAG TGGTCAACCAGACAGAGTGTGTACAGGCAGGAAATGCTCTTCTGGGATGCCAGGTTAAAGAAGACACTCTTGGCCTTTGA
- the LOC113660243 gene encoding von Willebrand factor A domain-containing protein 5A-like isoform X14, whose protein sequence is MNCGLLTNKNEPVPLKNIEVDLQVQGHVATVTSTLKYINEEDNTLEAVFVFPMPSGAALCHFSAKIADQEIVAEVQEKQEAREQYDDALSSGEQAFLLEESEESADVFRLSVGSLPPHQSAAVTFIYIIELSVQADHSLQFCLPAVLNPRYTPAGTGGGIVSEITSSSTGIPYSLSFTAHINSPNPITKVESKCPLEPLMFLKTDHTKAKVSLGAGHMFDRDVELYLFYQNPHQLTAIVEAGAPSAESGSLMGDPVVMVSFYPEFPESVMSSMSTCGEFVFVMDRSGSMSCSMHNGPGAQERIDCARDTLLLLLKSLPMDCYFNIYGFGSHYSSFFPQSVQYNQDTMEQAVQKVKEMQADMGGTEILPALEHIYKQPCISNHPRQLFIFTDGEVENTKDVLHCVKSNADFHRCFSFGIGEGASSALITGLAENSCGHAQFITGTDRMQAKVMQSLRYALQPAVTDITEDWFGLSFSHLSPQIKSLFHGQRALIYAQLKGEECQNPDAKGKISVHYRLGGQEVTNSVDFFLKPVENTGMAIHRLGARSLIRSLESDERVDGADKDALKARVVELSKQCGVSSSHTAFIAVHKGNKEAVKGPLVKRRIPAPALMACHMMFCSAPSAAPMGRMFCQLSAAFPDAAMADGLCTNSLEECDAGFDTSPETSGIPKDLLMELISLQKASGCWEIGSSLAEVFGKTEKELIEKIPAQVKPDVWATLLALIWLHGFKIDAQVEWQFLAMKAVSWIRSQKVVNQTECVQAGNALLGCQVKEDTLGL, encoded by the exons ATGAACTGTGGCCTGCTGACAAACAAGAATGAACCAG TTCCACTAAAGAACATCGAGGTGGATCTGCAGGTTCAGGGGCATGTAGCGACAGTGACCTCCACACTAAAGTATATAAATGAGGAAGATAACACCCTGGAAGCCGTGTTTGTCTTCCCCATGCCTTCAGGAGCTGCTCTCTGCCATTTCAGTGCCAAGATTGCAGATCAGGAGATAGTGGCTGAGGTGCAGGAGAAACAGGAG GCGCGGGAGCAGTACGATGATGCACTGAGTTCAGGTGAACAGGCGTTTCTGCTGGAGGAGAGTGAGGAGTCTGCGGACGTGTTCAGGCTCAGTGTGGGCTCTCTGCCTCCACACCAGAGTGCTGCTGTCACCTTCATCTATATCATTGAACTGAGTGTGCAGGCTGACCATTCACTGCAGTTCTGTCTGCCTGCAGTACTCAACCCTCGCTACACACCAGCtg gtaCAGGGGGTGGTATAGTGTCAGAGATAACATCAAGTTCCACTGGTATCCCCTACTCCCTCTCTTTTACTGCACATATAAACTCTCCAAACCCCATCACTAAAGTGGAGTCCAAATGTCCTCTAGAGCCTCTGATGTTCCTCAAAACAGACCACACCAAggcaaag gTAAGTCTTGGTGCAGGTCACATGTTTGATCGAGATGTCGAGCTGTATCTATTTTATCAGAATCCCCATCAGCTCACTGCTATAGTGGAGGCTGGAGCTCCTTCAGCAGAGTCAG gATCTCTCATGGGAGATCCAGTGGTCATGGTCAGTTTCTATCCAGAGTTCCCTGAGTCAGTAATGTCCTCCATGTCGACGTGtggtgagtttgtgtttgttatggacagaTCTGGCAGTATGTCCTGTAGCATGCATAATGGACCAGGTGCACAGGAACGCATCGACTGTGCCAGG GACACTCTTCTCCTGCTACTGAAGAGTCTCCCCATGGACTGTTACTTCAACATCTATGGCTTTGGCTCTCACTATAGTTCCTTCTTCCC TCAAAGTGTGCAGTACAATCAGGACACTATGGAGCAGGCGGTGCAGAAGGTAAAGGAGATGCAAGCAGACATGGGGGGCACAGAGATTCTGCCAGCTTTGGAACACATTTACAAGCAGCCTTGCATCTCCAACCACCCAAGACAG CTCTTCATATTTACAGATGGTGAAGTAGAAAACACCAAAGATGTTCTTCACTGTGTCAAGAGTAATGCTGATTTCCACAG ATGCTTCTCATTTGGGATTGGTGAAGGTGCAAGTTCTGCACTCATTACAGGATTGGCTGAGAACAGCTGTGGCCACGCCCAGTTCATCACAGGAACTGATCGCATGCAGGCCAAA GTAATGCAGTCTCTTCGCTATGCTTTACAACCAGCAGTGACTGATATCACTGAGGACTGGTTTGGATTATCTTTCTCCCATCTGAGCCCCCAAATTAAATCACTGTTCCATGGTCAAAGAGCACTGATTTATGCCCAGTTGAAAGGAGAG GAATGTCAGAACCCAGATGCTAAGGGAAAAATATCAGTGCATTATCGCCTAGGGGGTCAAGAGGTCACAAACAGTGTTGACTTCTTCCTGAAGCCTGTCGAGAACACAGG GATGGCCATCCACAGGCTTGGTGCTCGCTCTCTGATCCGTTCTTTGGAAAGTGACGAGAGGGTTGATGGAGCTGATAAAGATGCTCTGAAGGCCAGAGTGGTGGAACTGAGTAAGCAGTGTGGAGTgagcagctcacacacagccttCATAGCTGTTCATAAGGGCAACAAAGAAGCTGTGAAGGGGCCGCTGGTGAAGAGGAGAATTCCTGCCCCGG CACTGATGGCATGTCATATGATGTTTTGTTCTG CGCCTTCTGCTGCACCAATGGGTAGAATGTTCTGTCAATTATCTGCTG CGTTTCCTGATGCAGCAATGGCTGATGGGCTCTGTACCAACTCTCTTG AAGAGT GTGATGCAGGATTTGACACAAGCCCAG AAACTTCAGGGATTCCAAAGGACTTACTGATGGAGCTCATCTCTCTCCAGAAGGCTTCAGGTTGCTGGGAAATTGGGTCTTCACTTGCAGAGGTGTTtgggaaaacagaaaaagagctGATCGAGAAGATTCCTGCACAG GTGAAGCCAGATGTCTGGGCTACACTTCTGGCTCTTATTTGGTTGCACGGCTTTAAGATCGATGCTCAGGTTGAGTGGCAGTTTTTGGCCATGAAGGCAGTGTCATGGATCCGCAGTCAGAAAG TGGTCAACCAGACAGAGTGTGTACAGGCAGGAAATGCTCTTCTGGGATGCCAGGTTAAAGAAGACACTCTTGGCCTTTGA